The segment TATCCAAGTATCACTTTCATTTTGATCCATTGACTGTAAGGCATTCTTGCATGAAAATCAAATAGCTTTCTTAAgtacccaagtttttttggatcctttaggATTAGTAACTATGGTTTCTTTAGGAATCCAGATTTTCTTAACTGTTTTGCCATTGATTTTTCTTGAGTTACATGCAAATGCCTTGTGTCCTATTCTTTCATAGTTGAAACATGTTATGTGAGAAGTGCTATAAGTGGGTGATgatgtagaaaaaaatatttttaagaaatttttatttattgttcAGTTTATATCCTAAACTAGTCTTATCATAGACTCCCTTTTGACTATTTAATATAATTTGTAGCTTATCTGAACTACATgtaaatttttctaccaaaaattttagtttttcaaCTTTCTTTTTTAAGATTTCATTCTCTTCCTTTAATTTATTATTGTTTTAAagtatttcttctttttctttgattaataCCTCATTCTTTgctttcagattttattttttaggtttATCTTTCTAAGTTCTTTTATTAGGTCATGAAAAGTATCTTGAAGTTtatcaaaagtaaattttaaagaaagttcaGAGGATACCTCATCATCCAAAGCTATAAGGCAGAAGtttgcttcattttggatttcttcTTCAGGGCTAGACTCGTCACTATCGGTCTATGTTGTTACCATAGCCTTCTTCTTGAttcttttaaataatttctttaagGTTGGATAGTCAGTCTTGAAGTGTCTCGATTTTTTATATTCATAGTACAAGtgtgattttttctctttttctttctctttacttggCTCTCTCTTGGCCAGGTTCCTTCTCTTGAATCCTTGCCttctttttttcataaattttttgaactttctgATTACAATAGCCATGTCctcattatcatcatcatcatctgagGACtgactttcatcttcttcaattgTAATGGACTTTAAGGCAATGAtcttctttttttgtttcttATCTTTATGGTACTGCCCCATTGCCAACTCGTATGTCATTAATGATCCGATCAGCTCCTCTAGTGgcaatttattttgattttttgccTCTTGGATAGCTGTGACTTTTGCTTCCCACATCCTAAGCaaagatctgagaatctttctcacCAATTCACTGTTATCATAAACTTTACCTAGGCTTTTAAGTCCATTAATGATATCAATAAAACATGTAAACATGCTAGTATTTAATTCAGTggatccattttaaacaattcatactgATGCATAAGCAtgctaattttttattcttttacttgatttatcCTTTCATGTATTATCTCAAGTCTGTCCCAAGTTTTCTTTGCTGAATTGTATGTAAAAATTTGGTTAAACTTGTTAGCATTAAAGGcataataaagtacattcattgtcTTGATATTTAATTGGATAAGTTTCTTATCCATTTCATCCCAATCCTTCTCAAACTTGGGTTTAACAATGCCATTGATTATGACACTTCACATATCATAATCAAGAGCTTGTATAAATATGCGTATGCGAGCCTTCCAATTggtgtaatttgacccattgaaaagaggtgGCCTATTTATGGACTGCCCTTTGGTAAGTGAGCCTTCCACTTGAGTTGTCATGATCTTTTTCTTTAGATTGTGAGATCAACAATTAGTAGAGAACCAAAGCTTTGATACTACTTATTGCCTagctagacaacccaagagggaggaggtgaattgggttgttaaaattttttaaatttaaactaataTGTGCAGTACAGAAATATAAGCTAAAAATGTAGTGAATAAATGAGCTGAAAACAACTCCAGAAGAAGTAAAGgatcacacacacacaaatacagctaatttatagtggtttgatgtacctcaagcacctacatccacttttcaagctatcccttaaaattttttactataatCAATCTGATTATAGCATGTTTATTTTTATCAGACTCCCcaacaaatctaattaattttatcccaagttaaccaatcaaaatctttataagctTTGAACTAAAGCTCTCCCAAACTAATCCTAGTTTAGTACAAGTTCCGCCCTTCAAGTTTCAGCCCCTGCTGAAACTAATACAATAATTTCAAATTAGAAAAATAGAACAACAATAAAAAtcttgatgatggttggattgttgTCATTCATACTTTTTTTTGAGGAATCTTTGAATGCTGGCAGTGAATGCTTTTTCTCCTCTTTGAATGCActcagaaaaattaagagaatatTGATTGGAAGTTGGTGGATACTCTTGAGATCAATTGAATGCTTAAAGTGCTCTTTTACTCATGATCAGTGGGTTAGAAGTTTTTGAGTCATGGAGTTCCCCCGCTTCTCCCTCCAAGCCAATTGCAATTTGAAGGCCATCTACTCCTTCTGCCTTTAGTGGGGGAGCTACAAAAAAGAAGTAAAAGGGTAAACAAACTCTCCtgtctctagcatccattgaagtTGAAGATCTAAAGCTGGATGTTGAAAGATTCTTAATGTTAGAAATAAAGGGTCATTCGATCACTACCTCAAATGGCTCTACCCTATGCTTTGGAGGGCTTTGTTTCCTGAGAAAGGTCATTTAATAGCTCTTACTCTCTAAGGAATCGAAGAATCAAAAGAAGTATCTTAGTCCTTTATTCCTGTCTTCTCTATTCTACCTAATTAGGAGCGGAGAATAGAAAAAGAGTCTTATCTTGCCCTATGCTGGTTTAGCCCTTGGCTACTTACTCTTCCCCTTGCCTACTTCCTTAGGTCAATCAGTGCCTTCTCTGACTGCTCCCCCACTTGACCCTTGATGGCATTTAGCAGCCTAAGGGCACTCATACGAGGGCCCTCAACCtgctcctcctcatcatcattGCTGTCGTCATCATGGTTGGTCTGGCTTTTCTGCACACTAGCTTGCAGGGCATTGAGAACTTATTTTCGGAGAGTGGCTCTGGCTGAATATTTTATGtaccataaaaaatatatttatgatgatcTCTCCAAGCAGGCACAAGCTTATCAACAAATGTCTCTTCTATTAAGAAGACCCCCTGATCGTGAAGCTTATCCAGGAGATGTTTTTTATTTGCATTTGCACCTTTTGGAAAGAGCCGCTAAATCAAATTCTCATTTAGGTGAAGGGAGTATGACTGCTTTACCAATAGTTGAGACTTAATCTGGGGATGTTTTAGCTTTTGttccttgcttttttttttatctcttatcCAATCCCTCCAAGCTCTGAGTGATTTGTATTTGTTTCTAGCCGTTTATGACCGTTGGAGTTGAAAAATAGCTATTAGAagctttttttggatgaaaatcagTGTCTATAGAAGTAACTGTTGAGGCTGTTAGATAGCATCGAGTCAGCTCGGATTGATCTCGAGTCAGCTCGaacaatatttttcaaaattttatcatttttgaCTGAGAGAGCTGGCTTGGTACCACCTTCGAGCTGGCTTGAACTgtatttttgaaaaatccatgttctattttttttgagacaGCCAGCTCGAATCTGTCTTCGAGCTGGCTCAACTTGCATTCTTCAGAACTCTCCTTTTTGTCGATCTGAGAGAGCTGGCTCAGATCCAATTTTGAGCTGGCTCGAATGCCAGAATCCAAAAATACCTTCTCAGTCATCTGGAGAGAGCCGGCTTGAATCCATCTCGAGCTGACTCGGCTGAGTGCCAAGCTAAAATAGAGAGGACGTATTGTGCCAGAGCTTgctcgattttttggatgagttGGTTTGAATATATTGAGCTAATTTTTCTTATACAAACACTCTCCAAACTCAGTTTCTCTTCACTCAAATGATCTTCAATTATGTCAGGAGTCTTTTAATAGCCTTTTCTttctataaaaatattctttgataaaCTTTAAAAGACATTAGTATCGaaatatgctctaatattttatgatcatcaaaatcatttttgaGAGCAACAGAGCTGGAGAGGCTGAAGCAAATGGTGGAATTGGAAGTGAAGCAAAGGATTAATAGCATAGGAAAGAGTACAGTGGGAAGCAAGTTTTTTGAAACAAGTTTCACCCATCTCCTCCACTTGTCATCTCCTCTACTCGTCCTTCGCTTGTCCACACAAATGAGTCTTATCCACAAAGAGTATAGTGGGAAGGCTAACATTAGTCACTTTTGGAAACTTCTATTGTAACAAACACACCATCTAATCAAGCTGGCCCAATGGGGTATACCAATAGGGCTGGCCTAACTGGGCTCAGACCTGGGCTCAAGCCAGGCTTAGCCCAGGATTTTCGAAAAATAATAGGGCCTAAACCCGACCTAGAGTCTGATAAATTATTGTGGGTTGGACTGGAATAAGGATATAAGAAATTCTTTGTCCATTGCCTTCggtagagaaaaaaaatacattGCTTCACCAGATCAGACCGCACAATGCAATTAATAATGGAGCAGATATTTAATacaactcaattttttttgatgaaaatacactTTCACTCTTGCTTATGCTTGATCAGGATATCATAGATAATAACAGGACATTGTAACAATCAACAggatattttagaaaataatatgatatcataataatggtACGACATCTTTTTGCATCCTATGAATAATTATCAAGAAGTAATATTACTTACACATGATATCATACCAAGTAATAAAATGTCATAACATTATCCGAAATATCATATAAgatattatgatataataatagtctgctttttttattatatgatatcttgaacaatatatatgacttcctgtgtcTTTATATAATATCCTGTTGGtttattatgattttttatatcttggatggaaaagatatttttattaaaaaattttaaaaaataattgagttgtatgaaatatttattttattattaattatactaTATGGTCCAATCTGTTGAAAGGATGTGTTTTTTATAATggataaaatatttcttatagagATACTGTTCGATCTGGTCCAGCCAGTTCCAGTCAGCTAAACGAACCTAAATCCCCTCTCGACCCTACCCTCGTTTGATCGCCCTTGCCCCCTTATAGATTGTTTGGATTGGGGGTGCACAGGGGTTCATAAAAAGAAGGGAGGGGAGGGTAAAGAATAAACCCctattttgtaaaattttttgagagataaAAGATGGTAGAGAACGTTTCTCTCAAGCCCTCCATATCTCTCACTTACTCAATTTTCTGTATCTTCCGATTTGAGGTGTAATGGAGAGGAAGATTCacgcttaatttttatttttctaacttatccttaataaaattttaaaattacaactAGACTATTATATACTCTATCTTTCCAACCACTCCTTTACTTTTCGCACAACTCAGAAATCCTATAGCCGTCTCTTCGCTCGCAGACTGCTTCTCACATAAATCCACATATCACGATCTTTGGATAGATTTGAGTGACAGAAATTCACGAtctttatcaaaatatcataaatattaaataatatatctattaataaaaaaatatttataaatatatatataaaattttttttatctctctCTTGACTcctctatttaaataaaaataaaatacatattttttttatccttcCCTTCTCTTTCCAAAGATTCATTAATTTTCTTATCCTCCCCTGTTTTCCCCCTCCATTACCCTCCTCTCCCCTCCCTTATGAACTGTCGTGTACCCCAATCCAAACAAAGCGTTAGCAGCCATAACAAATTTCCGCAGACAAAAAGCCTCCTCCCGTTCGCCTTGTCTTTCCTCGAAGCCTAGAATCGCCCAGCCGTCGCTTCTGCGGAACCACGTTCTCCTTTCTATTTTTAGTGGTTTTGGTAAAAACCACGTTCTCGTTTCCGCCGTCTCTCCGCTGCTCCCCTCCACCGCGGCCGAAGCTCATGAGATGAAACCCCCCATCGTCGTCTCCAATGGTGAGAGCCCGCCTCCCCTCCCCCAGCTTTGCCCTCCTCCTCAAGATCCCAAgcccctctctcctctcctccctGGCCCAGTCCCCGGACCCTGACCCCTCCCTCCTCGTCGCCGAGGCCCACCGGACGCTCGCCGGCCCCCGGTGGCGCGATAGCCCCGAGCTCGCCCGCCTCGGCCCCGCCGACGCCGCCGAGGTCCTCCGCTCCCACCACGACCCCCGCCGCGCCCTCCAGTTCTTCCGCTGGTTCTTTCAGAGGCACTCCCACAAACGCAGCCTTGACTGCTTTTTCGCGCTTCTTGACCGCCTCCTCGCCGCCCGCATGTTCTTCCCTGCCAACCGCGTCGCCGTCCAGATGGTCAGATCGTGCCAAAGCAAAGAGGAGATGATCCGGGTGATGGATTTCTTGAACAGCAAACGATTTAGGTTCGGTCTTTTTGGTTGCAATGCGCTCCTGATCCAGCTGGGCAAGCTCGACATGGTCGGCGTCGCTCTGAATCTTTATCACCAGATGCTGGGCAGTGGTGTGGAGCCAAATCTGTTGACTTTCAATACTGTGATCAATATCTTGTGCAAGAATGGGAACGTCAAGGAGGCGGGATTGATTTTGAGTAGGATTTTGCAGTGTGATCTGAAGCCTGATACATTTACTTATACGTCGTTGATTCTAGGTCATTGCAGGAGTCAAGACCTCAATTCGGCCTTTGGGGTGTTCGATTTGATGGTTAAGGAAGGATGCGAGCCAAACTCAGTGACATACTCCACTCTGATTAATGGTTTATGCAATAAGGGGAGGTTGGATGACGCTCTGGGATTGATGAGAGAGATGGTGGAGAGAGGCATTGAGCCAACGGTGTACACCTACACCGTTCCAATTGTGGAGCTTTGCAGCTGTGGGCGGATGAGTGAGGCCTGTAATTTGGTTGTTGACATGAGGAACAGGGGATGCCTGCTGAATGTTCAGACATACACGGCACTAATCAGCGGGCTATGTCGATTGAATGGGCTTGAGGTGGCAGTCGGGTTGTTTCACAAGATGGTCAGGGATGGTTTGGTGGCAAACATGGTGACGTATAACGCATTGATTAATGGTTTGTGTAATGCAGGAAGAATTGGAGATGCTCTAAAGGTTTTTGAGGTGATGGAGAGGCATAGTTGCCCACCAAATTCACAAACTTTCAATGAGATGATAAGGGGGTTCTGTTTGATAGGTAGAGTGGAgaaggcaatggttcttttccatAGGATGCTGACAGTAGGTCCTTCACCAAACCAGGTGACATATAACACTATCATAGATGGGTATTGCAAAATGGGTAATCTTAACAATGCGATTAGGATGCTGGATCATATGAAAGAAAATGGATGTGAGCCTGATGAATGGACTTACACTGAACTTGTTAATGGGTTTTGCAAAGGGGGGAAACTGGGATTGGCGCACAAAGTATTTGAAGAAATGCTGGAACGTGGCTTGAGCCCAAATGAGGTTGCATACACTGCACTAATAGATGGGTGCTGCAAGGATGGGAAGCTTGATAGTGCATTGGCCTTATTAAACAGGATGGAGAAAAGTGGTTGCAAACCAAATGTGCTTACTTATAATGCTATAATTAATGGCTTTGCCAAGAAAAATCAGCTTTCAGAAGCAGAGAAACTATTTAGGGAGATGGTCAAACAAGGTTTGTTGCCCAATGTTGTCACTTACACAGCATTGATTGATGGGTTGTGTAAGAATGGTGCCACATCGCTTGCACTGAAGATCCTGGACGAAATGCTGAAGACAAGCTGCTCACCCAATATCCACACCTATAGTGCTCTTATTTGTGGGTTGTGCCAAGAAGGCAAGGCTGGGGAAGCTGAGAAGCTGTTCCAGGAAATGGAAGAAAAAGGGTTAGTTCCTGATCAGGTCACTTATACTTCTATGCTTGATGGTTATATTATGTTAGGTAGGATGGATCTTGCCTATTCACTTCTGAGAAGGATGGTTGGTGCTGGATGTAAGCCCAACTATCGGACTTATCATGTTCTGATGAAAGGATTGCAGAAGGAGCACCAGTTGATGGGACAGAAACTTGCAGCTTTGCCGGATGCAGTCTCTAGTTGTAGCATGGATGAAAATGCTACAGATTTTGAGATTATATCTTGtctattgataaaattatcagaATGTGGATGTGAGCTAAATATTGACATCTATAGCACTCTGGTGTGTGGATTATGCAAAGAAGGAAGGTGGTTTGAGGCATATCAGTTAGCTAAAGGTATGAGTGACCAGGGATTATCTCCAGATGAAGGGATATATAATTCTTTAATACTTGTATATTCAAATTATTTCCAAGTAGATCTTGCTTTAGAAACTTTAAATACAATGATAGCACATGGCTTCGAGCCTCGTCTAATCGGTTATAGGGCACTAATTTGTGCTTTCTGCAAAATTGATAAGATGGAAGAGgcccaaaatatttttgaaaacatGCTTTTGCAGCACTGGAATCCTGATGAGATCGTGTGGACCATCCTCATTGATGGGTTATTGAAGGATGGAAAGCCAGATCTGTGCATGAAATTTCTTCATATCATGGAAGCCAAGGATTATAAGCCAACTTTCCAAACTTATGTTATCCTGGCAAGAGAAGTGTCCAAAGAAGAGAACTGCATTGAGATGAGTTTAGTGGGTGATGTACCAACGATCTGAGGATTATTTCCTTGCTTTTGATTTCCTCTGTTAAATGCTGAGGCATTGGAAATATGGAGGAATCAAAAGATGGGCATCTGCTAAGTGATGCAAAGCGACAGATTGCTGAGCCAATTTGTCCATCAATGTcatttatgctcttcaagggaagCATACATTTTTTTTTCAGCCGCAATCGTTTCAGATTTTTAACATGTATTAACTGGTAAGCTGGAAAAGTATATAAAATTGTTAAGCTATTCTCAGTTCTTATATGTATctttctttcaaaattcaaacacaGCTGACAATCTTATGGAATCCTTATTTCAGATATTGAATGAGCTATTACCTATTTGGTCTTGAAATGCTTGAACAAGGGAAGCAGGAGTGAACTTTCAGTTTTATATACGACAAAAGTTAACATTTCAAGGTAGCACCTAACTCCACATAAAGACAAATTATACCATATGAGTTTTTAGTTTCCAGTTTTTTCTTTTCCAATTTCTAATTTCTGGAGAGACTATCTTTTTAGTTTTATGTCTTCTtcatttatccagatatttgaaaATGTTCAGCAATTTACTTCATTTGAGAAACTAAAtctgttatttttttttgaagttccAGATTTTTAGTCAGTTGGAGATATCACAatgtttcttttcattttattagagCAGACCTTCTATGTTTATGGATGTCAACTTAAATTTTTAACATGGGTGCTAAAATCCTTTCACAAGAAAATTGCTTGGAAATTTTTTGTAATAGGATTttggttcttgaaaattatatttgcttTGACATGGCTTTGTATGTAGTCACTTGCTTAAAAAAAGGTTACAGTTTTTttagatatataatatataaatgagAGGATAGGCTTGACTAGGTCCACCCATCCTAGTTACAAAAAAAAAGGACAAGATCTTGGTAGCTGTTGCTTGCATCATCACTGTTAACAAAAATAATGAAACAGGTGCAAAACCTTGTATAAAAGTGAGCTGGTATGGCCTTTAATGAGAGAACAAATTGACGGAGAGAGTTGTGATTAAATAAAAGAAATGAATATTCAAAGTCAAGCAATAATATGAAAATTCACGTTAAGTGAGTTGTAGTTAGGGCTGCAACTTAGGCCTATCAAGTTTGACGCCACCTCAAGCCAAAtttaagccaaaaaaaaaaaaagtcgacCTGACCTAACTTGTGACTCAATGCCTTTAATATGAGCTCAACGTGAACTTAATCTTTCATGCGTGGGTTAGATCATGTTGGATTCGGTTAGGTTGGCTTGGATTTGATTAGGTTGGCCAAGTTAAGCAAGAATCACCTAAGCAAGCTGGTGAGAAGCagggtagagagagagagagagttggggCTCACTCACTATATTTCCTCACCACTGCAGATGTTGGTTCAGGTAGGAAATCCTCTACAATTTAGGAAATTGCAGGGTTAGAGCTTGAAGAATcgagagagagggggaagagagggagggagaattGAGGGCTTAGGGTAGGAGTAGAGATCTACCTAGAAGAAGGGTCAGTTGCGGACTTGACCATGGACAAGGGGCTGCCAAATGGGCAACGTGCTTGGAATGTTGGAGATGGTGGAGTATAGTGGATAGATAAGATTGGATGCTACTAGTGGACAGAGGTTCGTTGTTGGAGATGCAGAGTTGTGGGAAGATGGGAGATGAGAAAAGAGGAGAGGGGGCAAGGTACGCCATACTGTATTGAATCGGATGATTCGAAGAATACTGTACCTACCGATTTGGTATAGATACACGGCATTGAGGGCTTATTGACACTTGGTATGCTGAATTGGCCTCCATATCGAATGTACCGACATAGTGACTAGATGGCACTGGTATAGGGCTTAGTGTTTGTTGGGTTCTGGCGCCTTGAATTCAGCCCACAGTAGCAGGCACAAGACAGAGAAGCCCATGATGCAGGCCCATAGGCACGCAGGCCCGCAAGTATGCGCGGCCCATAGCGCGTGGTCCAGGATGCGCGATCCAGCGTGCACAGCGTGCAGTCCAGGCATGAGGCACAGTTCACCGCGGGCATCACACGGTCTATGCGAGGTCCATGTGCGGATGTGTGCGATCGGACAGCTTTGGACGCGTGTGGGAGTGATCGAACGATCGAAAGGGTTCTAGAGTCCTAACAAGAGTCAGTTTTAGGGCTTTTTAATGGGGCCTGATGGCTTGTGGAGCAAAAAAAAGGGGTTGAGGATTTTAGGAGGCGGCTAAAGAGTCTCCTTGTCGGGTTTTGAGAGTTTTGTGAGGATTTTTTgtgtgcttcttattgagagagattGATATATGAGGATTGAGAGGGTGTGATCATCTCTTATATttgtttctctcatagtgaagtttgcatgccccatgaagGTAAGCTTTGAGCCGATCTATATTATTtgattgtatctctttttttcttcttcctatgGTATCTACATCATCACCAGTGTCTGCTATCTTGGGCAGGGATCCGTATTCCGCACTCATGAGAAATCCTCCCAACAAGCGATATCATAGCACGCGGTTGTCCAGGTTGTGACGGTATTGATCAAAactgaagaagatggagaagatatgctcaatcaagatagagatcaaccgGTATGATAGGAAGAGCAATTTCTTCCTATGGCAAGTGAGGATGAAAAATGTCCTTATCCAACAaagattgattgatgctctcttgtgtgagaaGAAGCTGACTATCATGGAGGAAAAGGATTGGAGGTTGTTtcagatgcagatggtgagtacaATCTGTTTGTATTTGACAGATGATGTGGTGATTCATGTGCTTAACGAGATTTTTCCGATGGCGATATGGACGAAGCTTGAAGAGATGTACATGGCGAAATCACTCACCAATGCTCTCTTTTTCTGGAAGCACTTCTATCAGCTGCGGATGAGCGAGGGACAACATGCAGAAGCATCTCagcaactttcagaagatcctcactaatCTCCTAAGcattggtgagaaggttgaggagaagatcaggacgtTGGTCTTGCTTTCATCGCTTCTCTTTTTTTTGAGTCTTTGATGACTACTCTTCTTATGGAGAAAAACACCATCAAGATAAACGAGGTCACTTCTGTACTTTTTCAGAACGAAGTTCTTAGACAGAAAAATTGAACTTTGAGTTCAGACGGTGGCTAGGCTTTGACGGTGATTGGAGGTGGTGGTGATAGAGGACGAAATGACAGAGGATCGCAAGGTGGGTGATCCAGATCCAGGTCGAGAGACTTCAGTAAGATCAAATGCtaccgatgtgatgagttggggtatCGAGTCAGAAATTGTCCACAGCTTAGGAATCAGACGAAGGCTACTGCGGCAATGATCCAAAGTTGCGGCATTGAAAAATATGATGTTCTTTTGGTTTCAGATAAGATATCTACTTCCCcttagtgaattttagattcagcATGTTCGCATTAtgtttgttgcagagaggagctgtttgactTTTTAAAGAGCAATGAGAGTACTGTTCatttgtcggatggatcgagctggaTGATTAAGGACATTGAGACAGTCAGCTTGCAGACACATGATGGAGCAGTGAAAAAATAAgatgaggtccgatacatatccagtTTCAGAAGTAATCTGATTTCACTAAGCAGACTGAATTCAAGCAACTACAGATGGAGAGCTGATGATGAAATTTTGAAGGTTATGCGTGCAGTAGGTTGTTATGAAGGAGAAGTATGGAGGATATTACCTTTTGATAAGGAGCTCAACAGGAGGTGGAGCTTCAAGTGCCAGCGGGAGCTTAGCATGAGATGGAGCTCCAGGTACAGGTAGATTGGCATGAGACTGAAGACTCGGAAGGATGACAAGCGACATCACAGGTGaagttcctattgccgcaggaggtTATCTCGAGTAGATCTCAGGTCAGGTAGGtcacagcatatgatggagatgggatcgagcggtctgaatcgactcccatgtttgtccgtCCATGAGCAGTCAGGTATTTGCTctagggcatgggggtgagattatccagaagctctcaaagttatgtGGAGATTGAATGTCGAGTTGAGATGGAGGTtgttggattttggtgcctcaaattcCATCCATAGTAGCAGGCTTAAGATGGAGAATCCCATGGTGCAGGCCCACAAGCGCGCGGCCCAAGACGCACGAGGTGCGGTCTATCGTGAGGTCCAAGCATGAGGTGTGGTCCATCGCAGGCCTCATGCGGTCCACGCACGGTTTCACATGGTCTATGTGCGGTCCACTCACGGATGTGCACGATTGGATGGCTTTGGACGCATGCGGGAGTGATCGAATGGTCGGAGGGGTTCTGGAGTCCTAATAGGAGTCGGTTTTAGGGCTTTTTAGTGGGGCCTGATGGTTTGTGGAGCAAAAAAAAGGGGTTGAGGATTTTAGGAGGCGGCTAGAGAGTCTCCTTATCAGGTTTTGAGAGCTTTGTGAGGATTTTTTGTGTGCTTCTCGTTGAGAAAGAGATTGATGCATGAGGAttgagagggtgtgatctccttttgtatttattttttctctcatagtgaagtttgcatgctccgtgaAGGTAACTCTTGAGCCGATCCATGTTATTTGATTgtatctttcttcttcttgtggTATCTATATCATCACCAGTGTTTGCGATCTTGGGCGGGGATTTATATTCCGCACTCGTGAGGGATCCTCCCAACAATATTGAGATGATGCACCTTGAGAGGAGAGTTGGACAATGAGATTATAGAAACTAGCTGTCTTGTTattagaaagaagagaaaaggaggatTAGTTTAGTGTTCTAGTTTTGGAAATATATATTATCGGGTTTAGGTTGGGTAGGTTGCATTGAAGTCCAGCCAAACCAAAatttcaattgatcaagaattattAACCCATGCCTTGGCCAAACTA is part of the Elaeis guineensis isolate ETL-2024a chromosome 15, EG11, whole genome shotgun sequence genome and harbors:
- the LOC105061489 gene encoding uncharacterized protein isoform X2; the protein is MVRARLPSPSFALLLKIPSPSLLSSLAQSPDPDPSLLVAEAHRTLAGPRWRDSPELARLGPADAAEVLRSHHDPRRALQFFRWFFQRHSHKRSLDCFFALLDRLLAARMFFPANRVAVQMVRSCQSKEEMIRVMDFLNSKRFRFGLFGCNALLIQLGKLDMVGVALNLYHQMLGSGVEPNLLTFNTVINILCKNGNVKEAGLILSRILQCDLKPDTFTYTSLILGHCRSQDLNSAFGVFDLMVKEGCEPNSVTYSTLINGLCNKGRLDDALGLMREMVERGIEPTVYTYTVPIVELCSCGRMSEACNLVVDMRNRGCLLNVQTYTALISGLCRLNGLEVAVGLFHKMVRDGLVANMVTYNALINGLCNAGRIGDALKVFEVMERHSCPPNSQTFNEMIRGFCLIGRVEKAMVLFHRMLTVGPSPNQVTYNTIIDGYCKMGNLNNAIRMLDHMKENGCEPDEWTYTELVNGFCKGGKLGLAHKVFEEMLERGLSPNEVAYTALIDGCCKDGKLDSALALLNRMEKSGCKPNVLTYNAIINGFAKKNQLSEAEKLFREMVKQGLLPNVVTYTALIDGLCKNGATSLALKILDEMLKTSCSPNIHTYSALICGLCQEGKAGEAEKLFQEMEEKGLVPDQVTYTSMLDGYIMLGRMDLAYSLLRRMVGAGCKPNYRTYHVLMKGLQKEHQLMGQKLAALPDAVSSCSMDENATDFEIISCLLIKLSECGCELNIDIYSTLVCGLCKEGRWFEAYQLAKDIE
- the LOC105061489 gene encoding uncharacterized protein isoform X1, whose translation is MVRARLPSPSFALLLKIPSPSLLSSLAQSPDPDPSLLVAEAHRTLAGPRWRDSPELARLGPADAAEVLRSHHDPRRALQFFRWFFQRHSHKRSLDCFFALLDRLLAARMFFPANRVAVQMVRSCQSKEEMIRVMDFLNSKRFRFGLFGCNALLIQLGKLDMVGVALNLYHQMLGSGVEPNLLTFNTVINILCKNGNVKEAGLILSRILQCDLKPDTFTYTSLILGHCRSQDLNSAFGVFDLMVKEGCEPNSVTYSTLINGLCNKGRLDDALGLMREMVERGIEPTVYTYTVPIVELCSCGRMSEACNLVVDMRNRGCLLNVQTYTALISGLCRLNGLEVAVGLFHKMVRDGLVANMVTYNALINGLCNAGRIGDALKVFEVMERHSCPPNSQTFNEMIRGFCLIGRVEKAMVLFHRMLTVGPSPNQVTYNTIIDGYCKMGNLNNAIRMLDHMKENGCEPDEWTYTELVNGFCKGGKLGLAHKVFEEMLERGLSPNEVAYTALIDGCCKDGKLDSALALLNRMEKSGCKPNVLTYNAIINGFAKKNQLSEAEKLFREMVKQGLLPNVVTYTALIDGLCKNGATSLALKILDEMLKTSCSPNIHTYSALICGLCQEGKAGEAEKLFQEMEEKGLVPDQVTYTSMLDGYIMLGRMDLAYSLLRRMVGAGCKPNYRTYHVLMKGLQKEHQLMGQKLAALPDAVSSCSMDENATDFEIISCLLIKLSECGCELNIDIYSTLVCGLCKEGRWFEAYQLAKGMSDQGLSPDEGIYNSLILVYSNYFQVDLALETLNTMIAHGFEPRLIGYRALICAFCKIDKMEEAQNIFENMLLQHWNPDEIVWTILIDGLLKDGKPDLCMKFLHIMEAKDYKPTFQTYVILAREVSKEENCIEMSLVGDVPTI